The DNA region GTTATTGGTACTCTAGGCCATCTTATTCAAATGTCAGTAGAAAAGGGGGTCACTTTATGAACCTTTAAAGTGAGTAGCATAAATTAATAAgttgaatatttaaattacattatagCACCAAGATGCATTAGGCTATTGTCTATAATCAACTACTGTGTAGTATAGTAAGTAAAGACGAAATATAGCATTCAGTAATGTGATGCTGTAAATTACagattacaatattatattatataatgctaTACAGACATACAGTAAAGAggaaattatgaaaatatgaacATTTTGCCTTAATTTATTTCATGCCGATTATGGCTCAGTTAGAGACTACAATATGAATACATTACGGTACAACAATTATAAGtaacttttaattttataaagtactaaattaaaaaatgttttaatcatggatagtactgtataatgtaattatatatctCCATGTTTCAATGTAGAGTATGAGATTGCCAGAGTGTGCGTTATGAAACTTTAATTTCTGGTGACGTCCCCGGTAACTGAGTAATTAATCATTCCTTAACGAGTTTTTAATGGGTGTCCAACTGGATTTAGCGGGTCTTTGGAGGCCGGAGTTGACCTCCAAAGTTGACCGAAATTTTAAGGGTGCACCCCGCTCCTTCAGGACTGTGTAGTGACTAATAATaggatattataattttataattagtaACGCAAATCATACTACGTTCGCACACAAATTTAAAGTGGATATTATCCGGTGCCGTTCAGTTTTCGTGAACGGCTAACTAGAGGATGTTCTGGTATTCTGGTGACAGCAGCATGTTCCGAGTGCGTAACAAATTTCGTTAACTAAACCAGAGAGATCATCTGAATTTGTAAGGCATAATTAACAATGGTGAAAGTATGCATTACATCAGCCAGGTAAACAACAGTTCATTTGCAAACATTGATTTTGCTACAATGATCAATTTTACTACTGATGAACAATTAGTGGAAAGGCATGGAAGGAAAAGTGAAAATAACAATTCACGCTTAAGTAGATATATTACACAACTATTAGCATTGTTCACAAGCTTCATTCAATATTCACTAAAATACATCTTTGGATAGATCCTAGctcatatttatttatgtcaGAATTATTCTActcagttactgcagtaatctattttaaaaatgtgtatgcAATTATTTATCAGGCagttttaacattaatttattttaactgtataattattattaattttatataagtCAAACtgtgataattattaaaattggcATTTACTGTAACTGCAATAAAGTGTGGTAAATGTATGACCTTTGACCAAACTGCCTGTAAAATGTTATcacataaaaatgtaaatgtgtaATCATAATGAAATATACAAATCTGTATCAACCTTGAGTTAAAAACAATGGATAACAGTTAATTTTTCTGATAAGGTTACTGTATTAATAGAAAAGATGCTTAATTTATTATTAGCCTTCTTAGCTACGGAAGGTTAACTTTATTTTGTCAatagattttatattatttattataataagtcgttttaaattgtttaaatggtGGGCCTAGGGGCACATAAAAAGGTAGGTTTTAACAAGTATAATTGCCAGTATACTTTGCTTGATATTGATATTCTTTTCCATTGATTTCTATTCCATTTTTTGTGGAAAATAAATGGCTGACTTTTAGAGGCACTCTCATATGACTCGCATGTCACTCAAGATTGGAGACAAAGAATAAGATTTTGGTTATTGTATGACACTGAATCATCtgaaaacattataaaataattattttatttatagacaTAGAAGTGAATCCAACATAATTTCCAATCAAGGGTGGTTCCAGAAACAAAAGAGGGAGGGGGAGGTGCTGGCATAAATGCTGGGTTGAAGTGctaaacttaacttaatttGCTCTTTGAGGAGaaaggctattgtcggtttatccaggtaagctaggcacgaaatagacttaacttaattgtattgtatttgtcaAAATGAGGAGGGGGGAAAGGAAAAATTGTGTCACATAAAATGTAAGGGCAGGGCCAGTTCCTATGCAATCCGTAAATAGGATACATGTTATGAATTTGAAATCTATTTTAAggtttttaaatactaattcATTCATATGGACTACTGTGGCCTTTTATCcaaaataaataccaaaaacTGGTGATTGTACAATAGAATGCGTTTTACACTTCAATAGGTCTGTTCTATAGAAGTAAATGACACTGAGTGACAGAGTAGAGTTGAAGGGTGTGCCTCTCCAGCTGCTATAACCTGACTGTGGGCCTAGCGAAGGACTTCTTAATTAGAAAACTTGGAAATATTAAagaatgttaaataaaaatgacaacttaataaaaatgaaaataaaaaacacaaaagtatgtatatttttttgagTGATTCACTTTGTTTTGGGGATGATATGCAAATAAGTTGACATGATAATATTCtatatgataatttatttaactcttaatttattaatttaattcatgACATTAACATATCAAACTATGAtctaaatctatttttaaatggCATACAAGATGACTAAATCTCCCTCTAAAGACTCAGAGTCTAGTCTCAGCTAGCCAGAGAGAGAGTAATCTaaatactgttttatttattttaatcaccAAAACCAAAAATATCCATTACCCCACCCAATCTTGTTGACCCTGGCTGGTGGTCAACATAATTTATCACACAGACATACACTGCCCTAATTTCCACTGCCAACTCAGTACCACTGCCAGCTGTTTAGAATTTTGTTTGGTCAAGATCACAATATTAAACAGCcgttattaattaaaacatatcattattatatatatgttataaaaataagCATTATCGAGTCCACGAGAATCCTATAAAATAACTACTAATAAAATATCAGTGTGTTTATAAAGGATGATGACATAACCAGGCCTAAAATACATTGTGGGTggatcaaataaaaaataaaccagaCGACAGACTCGGCCGCCCAActcaataattatttctttGCTAAATATGTAATGGTACAGCTCATTTTTTGACTTACAAAACTGGATATGATTATCTGCAAAGTCCCGATGTTGTTTATAGATAGCTTTCAGCTTATATTTTGCAAATAAACAGGTAAAACTTCGACTGGTTTTACAAAAGTTTGTACAACTTGCCAACTGGCATATCAAACAGCAACTGTCTGTTTTCGTTCTGTTTTGGTACGTAGTGGTCACGTGATATCCAGCTGATTGGGGTCACGAATGAAAAATGTCAACATACACTGAGGTCAGTGAAAGTTTAATGTTTAGAAAAAGAGGGCAGTATTACAAAAATCTCAGTTTCGAAAGTAAAATATGActaatttattatacaattttatataaattacatttacatacacgttttatgttgacaaattaaaatacaaaggAACTgcaaaatatattctttaaaaaaaacaattaagtaGAAACAGCTGGTTTACGAAGTGCGAATTTTTAgataattcaaataattatgttatgatGAGTAGTTagaatactgtacatttgtCTTCTGTTTGTTTAGTATAAAGCTTAAATGTGTTTAAGCTAATGAAAAAGAATTCACtaaacataaatacaaaattaaatatgaaaatgtaTTGATAGAGAGGATCTGCAGAACCGCCACACAATTTGGGATAAAAAACGGACATTTAGTCCATTCTTACGTATTCATAACTTATCCAGAGGGCGGcaaacacaaaattaatttcatcaGGGTggaatttaaaaacgttttctAATATTCTTTGAAGAAATTACGTTGTTCATTTATTGTTTGTGAAAATACGTTGTTAATTCGTCTGCAAATTGGTTGCTGTAAATtcacaaattaaaatgacaattAACATAAATTGTCAATTTAAATGGTTTAGAAAAAAAATCTCATTATTTTGCAAAGGTGAATAATTAATCTGTTCTTAAATATAAGCACCTTATTATTGATTACGACAAAATGTTAATACTGTACACATAAAACTTAGTTTTCTCTTTGGCTGAAACACTGCTAAGTtggtaaaaacataaattatatcaCTAAACACTATTTTATGCCGAATTGGCGCGCCATAGATAGATCCTGATTATCTCATTACAATTTCAATTAGCCAATCAGAATCTGTATTTCAAGATTTCGTCATCGATGTACAATTTGTAAACAGACCAAGTGATGAAATGTTAtaatgttattacattttctGTCAGATATAAATTCGGAAAACAATCCTCGTACCGTTTAAAAACCTGTCAGATATTTTAATCACAACATTGTGTCACTGATCTAGCGATTTTATTGACAGATATTCGATGCATATTGGTGTTGGTAGTGCAGGCCTACGGGCCGGTATCTTGAGCAGCCTGCCCAGGGTATGTTTAGCTCGAAGTTCAGTACCAGTGTGGTCCTGCAAGACAAGCCTTTGGACGACTAAAGGTCAATTGCCATTGGTCAGCACAACTCACAAGCATGTAAgcaatgaaatatttaaatacataatttacatattaataCATATCTTTTGTAAAGGGTATATACAAAACTTAAGTCCGAACTTAATTAATTGGGAGTTGATGAGAAGTGTATTATTTTTACTACAATAGTTGtagttttaaaatttgaaaatgatgTCAAAAGGAAAAAGGAACAATTTTATTTGAACTAGAGAATTCATTTGAATCATGTTTAATTTTGGTTGTGTTTTAATAGTTCTGtcaaaatttattattttgtttattatataaaatgtgatTATTATTCTTCTAGTTATTAAGCACATCCTCTACTGTTTTTCAAGATTCTTTATCAGAAACTAAAACTACACCTAATGTTGCTCCTCATTTTAAGTAAGTTCTTATTGCCAAAAAATATTGGtcgaaaaatattttattattatactttaaaaacaaaagtttatttatACTCGAGGGAAGATCTAGGatttttcaaatatatataatgataaataatgGTGCATCAAAAATAGTGCATGATTCATTTTGGCAGTCGAAAGGAGATCTGAATGTGCACCCAAGCGCAGCAACCATGGATCGGTTACTGATACAGTACTTagaaataaaactgtaaaacaaatatgtatttcattgacatctatttataaaattatcttaatagaaattttttgtttaattgttagACGAAATCTTGGTGTAAAGAAAGAAAATGAGACATCGGAGAAAACAATGGATTACCTACTGCCACACCCTATTTGGTAAGATAAAATCATgttgtcacatcactaccatatttgtacacatcacactttttttgtcaaactagtttgatagtgtagacttacCAGAAATAGAATGTTTTTATTACAGGTCAGAAGATGAGGTACAAAAGGTCACAGTAACTCACAGAGAACCAGAAAAAAGAGCTGACAAGGTATAACAATTGTACTTTGAAAATGCCCCACTTTtcagagaaaaaaaatacaaataaacacaataacagacaaataattttaaaattaactatCAAACAGatttaatcaatttgttttctttttttcagcTTGCATATTACACGGTGCAGTTATTTCGATTGGGGTTTGATAACTTTTCAGGCTTTAATTTTGGTAAAAGGACGGAGTCAAAGTGGTTAAGGTATGAAAAACAGCATTTGataaaattcaaaaatatttataaaaatatgtgaTAAACTAAAATGGTATGCCAATGTTATGTTTAGTGTGTAAATCATGTTGTGATTTAgcctgccccccccccccccgattCTCTGTCatgtatctccacatatggAAATATTTGTCCAAATAGAATATCATAGGCATAGCCATAATACAGAATCccataagataagataagataagataacttttattgatcctcaaaaaggaaattcattgctcgtcataaaacaaagaaaacactataaaaacaaatatagcataaaaccattcatataaaaacatctaaaaaattacaatataaaattatcttcttgacttcctgtatAGTTAGAATAGGGTATATGATATAGGCATCAAATGCGAAACATGAGATCTTGCATCATGGAgttttcctatgatactggcACAAAAATCACGGTACTGAAAATTGGCAGGATTAAGAAATTTCATTTCTCCCATAGACGAGTGATTTTTCTGGAGACTGTTGCTGGTGTTCCTGGTATGGTAGGAGGCATGTTGCGCCATCTTAGGTCCTTAAGACGTATGGAAAGAGATCATGGCTGGATACACACTTTActtggtaaaattattatattacagtttTTCTACTCCATACAATCATACTTTAAACTGTCGCAAAAGTGAGAGACACATGGCGCATGGTAAAATTATATTGTAGTTCGGCTTTCCTACTCCATAACATTTTAGTGAACTGTCCCAAAATTAGAAGCCCATAGGTTGGTTCGAAAAACACATTATTGTTTTCCAGGTTGTATTAGAAGGGTTGACTATAggataaattttaatttagaaagTGTGAAATTTTCGTCAATATAATATACACAAACTTCgtttttttttatccatttttttTGTTGCTTCTAAAAATATTTGTACCCTACTTTTGTATATTTACTAGAGGAAGCCGAAAATGAGCGGATGCACTTAATGACAGCTCTAGACCTGAAGAAACCTTCTAAGTTGTTCACGTTTATGGTACTTGGAGCTCAAGGTAAAATAttggaattattatattatattttagctGTTCTGTAGTTAAAAAAACACTTAGAACTCTACCTTTGGGACACTCCTTGCAAAACAAATGagggaaaatatatctttaacactATTATAGCCCACACCAGAATTaaaggacactcctattaaggagacactttggtACCAAAGGTATCTCTAAGTATATTTTACATACCAGTAG from Antedon mediterranea chromosome 2, ecAntMedi1.1, whole genome shotgun sequence includes:
- the LOC140040084 gene encoding uncharacterized protein isoform X2; this encodes MDYLLPHPIWSEDEVQKVTVTHREPEKRADKLAYYTVQLFRLGFDNFSGFNFGKRTESKWLRRVIFLETVAGVPGMVGGMLRHLRSLRRMERDHGWIHTLLEEAENERMHLMTALDLKKPSKLFTFMVLGAQGIFVNIFFIAYLLSPMFCHRFVGYLEEEAVITYTKLIEEIDNGTMAEWQNKSAPEIATKYWKLGPDAMMRDVILAIRADEAHHRDVNHTLGTMKMTDQNPFGPGQ
- the LOC140040084 gene encoding uncharacterized protein isoform X1, yielding MHIGVGSAGLRAGILSSLPRVCLARSSVPVWSCKTSLWTTKGQLPLVSTTHKHLLSTSSTVFQDSLSETKTTPNVAPHFKRNLGVKKENETSEKTMDYLLPHPIWSEDEVQKVTVTHREPEKRADKLAYYTVQLFRLGFDNFSGFNFGKRTESKWLRRVIFLETVAGVPGMVGGMLRHLRSLRRMERDHGWIHTLLEEAENERMHLMTALDLKKPSKLFTFMVLGAQGIFVNIFFIAYLLSPMFCHRFVGYLEEEAVITYTKLIEEIDNGTMAEWQNKSAPEIATKYWKLGPDAMMRDVILAIRADEAHHRDVNHTLGTMKMTDQNPFGPGQ